In the Magnolia sinica isolate HGM2019 chromosome 15, MsV1, whole genome shotgun sequence genome, one interval contains:
- the LOC131227296 gene encoding uncharacterized protein LOC131227296, producing MQRQDAAPSAPIVMTAAAAAASPSDEEPTSIFDLYKIDLVPSELFLKFRKEIEGFRAGVNLEFYNFQGNDYRAKLVLKPLTPDRRWKFIYEPLHGDIRLLSNKISLTKYLNLQVGIGHSFPCNAIGWTWKLSTCLGGDGVSQIRNKSSIGLFPGFDLRIGWRADYILPAINGALGTGEPVVSMNYGRLQASLDRVEAIVTT from the exons ATGCAACGACAGGATGCGGCTCCCTCTGCCCCGATAGTAATGACGGCGGCAGCGGCAGCGGCGAGCCCTTCCGACGAGGAGCCTACCTCAATCTTCGATCTCTACAAGATCGATCTCGTCCCTTCGGAGCTGTTCTTGAAGTTCCGGAAGGAGATCGAGGGATTCCGTGCCGGAGTCAATCTGGAG TTCTATAATTTCCAGGGCAATGATTACCGGGCAAAGCTGGTTTTAAAGCCTCTAACTCCCGATCGCAGATGGAAGTTCATATACGAGCCTCTACATGGAGATATACGACTTCTCTCGAATAAGATTTCCTTAACCAAATATCTTAATCTTCAG GTTGGGATAGGCCACAGTTTCCCTTGCAATGCAATTGGGTGGACTTGGAAACTTTCAACATGCCTGGGTGGCGATGGCGTTTCACAGATCCGAAACAAGTCATCAATCGGCTTGTTCCCAGGATTCGACCTGCGGATTGGTTGGAGGGCTGACTACATCCTGCCTGCGATCAATGG GGCCCTGGGCACTGGTGAGCCAGTTGTCAGCATGAACTATGGGCGCTTGCAAGCATCCTTAGATCGAGTGGAGGCCATCGTCACAACATGA
- the LOC131227474 gene encoding DNA replication licensing factor MCM4 yields MDSSPFNTNGPSSPDDSYSSPIHNTNSSPPDSGPTRRRRQRQRPASIYRTPPPHPPRPAATPTSTTDEAPPSSEAGDDDDAAHDDAPPMFVWGTNISVQDVNAAILRFLRNFRDRPSSDTVEGKYMRMIHQTLEVEGESLDVDAQDVFDYDPDLYNKMVRYPLEVLAIFDIVLMDMASRINPLFEKHIQARIFNLRSSVSMRNLNPSDIEKMVSVKGMIIRSSSIIPEIREAIFRCLVCGYFSDPIVVDRGRVNEPTRCGRQECLAQNSMTLVHNRCRFADKQIVRLQETPDEIPDGGTPHTVSLLMHDKLVDTGKPGDRVEVTGIYRAMSVRVGATQRTVKSLFKTYIDCLHLKKTDKSRMQAEDPMEQDDGTQMSSSKGAKHEDMPPEYQEKVEQLKELSRQPDIYERLTKSLAPNIWELDDVKKGLLCQLFGGNALKLPSGASFRGDINILLVGDPGTSKSQLLQYIHKLAPRGIYTSGRGSSAVGLTAYVTKDPETGETVLESGALVLSDRGICCIDEFDKMSDNARSMLHEVMEQQTVSIAKAGIIASLNARTSVLACANPSGSRYNPRLSVIDNIHLPPTLLSRFDLIYLVLDKADEQTDRRLAKHIVALHFQDPESTIQDVLDLPTLTAYISYARKHIHPQLSDEAAEDLIHGYVEMRQRGNFPGSSKKVITATPRQIESLIRLSEALARIRFSELVEKRDVAEAFRLLEVALQQSATDHSTGTIDMDLITTGVSASERMRRENLVAAARNLIMEKMQLGGPSTRLMDLLEELRKQSSAEINLNDLRNALATLVSEGFVLLHGDSVKRI; encoded by the exons ATGGATTCTTCTCCCTTCAACACAAACg GGCCTTCTTCTCCAGATGACTCCTACTCCAGCCCAATCCACAACACCAACTCCTCTCCTCCAGATTCCGGCCCCACTCGCAGAAGGCGTCAGCGCCAGCGGCCTGCTTCTATCTACCGGACCCCACCTCCCCACCCTCCCCGCCCCGCCGCCACCCCTACATCCACCACCGACGAGGCCCCGCCATCTTCCGAAGCCGGCGACGACGATGACGCCGCCCACGATGACGCCCCACCCATGTTCGTTTGGGGCACCAACATCAGCGTCCAGGACGTCAATGCTGCGATCCTACGGTTCCTGCGCAACTTCCGCGATCGCCCGTCCTCCGACACTGTTGAGGGCAAGTACATGAGAATGATACACCAGACCCTGGAAGTCGAAGGCGAGTCGCTTGATGTCGACGCCCAGGACGTGTTCGATTACGATCCTGATTTGTATAATAAGATGGTGCGGTACCCGCTCGAGGTTCTCGCCATCTTCGACATCGTGCTCATGGACATGGCAAGCCGGATCAACCCATTGTTTGAGAAGCACATACAAGCTCGGATTTTCAATCTGCGGTCATCGGTCTCGATGAGGAATCTGAACCCATCTG ATATTGAAAAGATGGTGTCGGTGAAAGGGATGATCATCCGTTCCAGCTCCATAATTCCTGAAATCAGGGAGGCTATATTCCGCTGCCTTGTGTGCGGTTACTTCTCTGATCCAATTGTGGTTGATAGAG GCCGAGTTAATGAGCCAACCAGGTGCGGGAGGCAAGAATGTCTGGCCCAGAACTCAATGACGCTGGTTCACAACAGATGCAG ATTCGCGGATAAGCAGATAGTGAGACTTCAGGAAACCCCAGACGAGATAcccgatggagggaccccacacACTGTCAGCTTGTTGATGCATGACAAGCTTGTGGATACTGGGAAGCCTGGTGATAGAGTCGAG GTAACTGGGATATACAGAGCGATGAGTGTCAGAGTGGGAGCCACACAAAGGACTGTAAAATCTTTGTTCAAG ACGTACATTGACTGTCTTCATCTGAAGAAGACAGACAAGTCGAGAATGCAGGCAGAGGATCCCATGGAACAAGATGATGGCACGCAGATGTCCTCGTCTAAAGGGGCCAAACATGAAGATATGCCCCCTGAGTATCAGGAAAAG GTGGAGCAACTAAAAGAGCTTTCGAGGCAGCCGGATATTTATGAGAGGCTAACCAAGTCCTTGGCACCGAACATATGGGAGCTTGACGATGTAAAGAAAGGCCTTCTATGCCAG TTGTTTGGGGGGAATGCTCTTAAGCTGCCATCCGGGGCCAGCTTCCGTGGCGACATTAATATCCTGCTTGTTGGTGATCCTGGAACCAGCAAATCTCAGCTGCTCCAGTACATTCACAAGCTGGCGCCTCGGGGCATTTACACCAGTGGTAGGGGGAGCTCTGCTGTTGGCTTGACTGCTTACGTTACAAAGGATCCGGAAACGGGTGAAACG GTTCTTGAGAGTGGGGCTCTAGTTCTGAGTGATAGGGGTATCTGTTGCATTGATGAGTTTGACAAAATGTCTGACAATGCTCGCAGCATGTTACATGAG GTGATGGAACAGCAAACTGTTTCGATTGCAAAGGCTGGGATCATTGCTTCCCTGAATGCCAGGACTTCAGTCCTGGCTTGTGCCAATCCAAGCGGGTCGCGCTACAATCCTCGTTTGTCTGTGATTGACAATATACACCTTCCCCCCACATTACTCTCTAG ATTTGATCTGATTTACCTGGTTCTCGACAAGGCTGATGAACAGACAGATAGGCGGCTGGCGAAGCATATTGTTGCTTTGCACTTTCAGGATCCTGAG AGCACCATTCAGGATGTTCTAGACCTTCCAACCCTGACTGCATACATTAGCTATGCCAGAAAGCACATTCATCCTCAGTTATCAGATGAAGCTGCAGAAGATCTGATACATGGGTACGTTGAGATGAGGCAAAGAGGAAACTTCCCTGGAAGCAGTAAAAAG gtGATAACAGCAACGCCGAGGCAAATTGAGAGCTTGATACGTCTTAGCGAAGCCCTGGCTCGGATCCGCTTCTCTGAATTG GTTGAAAAACGTGATGTGGCAGAGGCATTCAGGCTTTTGGAGGTCGCCCTGCAACAGTCAGCTACAGATCACTCTACAG GGACTATTGATATGGATCTCATTACAACTGGAGTTTCTGCAAGTGAAAGGATGAGACGGGAGAATCTGGTAGCAGCAGCCCGCAACCTTATAATGGAGAAAATGCAACTTGGGGGCCCCTCAACTCGATTAATGGAT TTGTTGGAAGAGCTGAGGAAGCAAAGCTCGGCCGAAATCAACCTCAATGAT CTGCGCAATGCCCTTGCAACTCTTGTGAGCGAGGGGTTCGTTCTTCTTCATGGTGACAGTGTAAAGAGAATATGA
- the LOC131228237 gene encoding LRR receptor-like serine/threonine-protein kinase ERECTA → MAFCGREDLTAGLHRLTILLVLIGALSFHRADSDDGATLLEIKKSFRDVDNVLYDWIDAASSDYCSWRGVTCDNVTFDVVALNLSGLSLNGEVSPAIGDLKGLLSIDLRGNHLSGQIPDEIGDCSSLKSLDLSFNDIYGDIPFSISKLKQLESLTLKNNQLMGPIPSTLSQIPNLKILDLAQNKLSGDIPRLIYWNEVLQYLGLRGNNLAGTLSADMCQLTGLWYFDVRNNSLTGSIPKNIGNCTSFQVLDLSYNQLTGEIPFNIGFLQVATLSLQGNQLSGPIPPVIGLMQALAVLDLSCNLLSGPIPPILGNLTYTEKLYLHSNKLTGSIPPELGNMTNLHYLELNDNQLSGHIPPELGRLTDLFDLNVANNNLEGPIPGNLSSCVNLNNLNVYGNRLNGTIPRAFQKLESMTNLNLSSNNLKGPIPIELSRIGNLDTLDISNNNITGSIPASVGDLEHLLKLNLSNNHLVGPIPAEFGNLRSIMDLDLSNNRLSGPIPQELGQLQSLFSLRVEHNNLSGDIFVLINCFSLTLLNVSYNNLAGDIPTGNNFSRFSQDSFLGNPGLCGYWLSPCQASHPPERASISKVAILAIALGALVILLLILVAACRPHNPNPFLEGSPDKPVHIPPKLVILHMNMALHVYEDIMRMTENLSEKYIIGYGASSTVYKCVLKNCRPVAIKRLYLHYPQSLKEFETELETVGSIKHRNLVSLQGYSLSPAGNLLFYDYMENGSLWDLLHGPSKKKKLDWDTRLSIALGAAQGLSYLHHDCSPRIIHRDVKSSNILLDKDFEPHLTDFGIAKSLSVSKTHTSTYIMGTIGYIDPEYARTSRLNEKSDVYSFGIVLLELLTGKKAVDNESNLHQLILSKTATNTVMETVDPDISATCKDLGAVKKVFQLALLCTKKQPTDRPTMHEVTRVLGSLVLASMPQKPALPPPSVPSYMDEYANIKNPSVLTSATLSSTSDANLFLKFGEVISQNTV, encoded by the exons ATGGCATTTTGCGGGAGAGAAGATCTAACGGCCGGATTGCATCGACTGACCATTCTGCTGGTTTTGATCGGAGCGTTGAGCTTCCATCGAGCGGATTCGGATGATG GAGCAACACTTTTGGAGATCAAGAAGTCCTTTCGTGATGTTGATAATGTGTTATATGACTGGATTGATGCTGCATCATCAGACTATTGTTCATGGAGGGGGGTCACATGTGACAATGTGACTTTCGATGTTGTTGCACT TAATCTTTCCGGTTTAAGCCTTAATGGAGAAGTCTCTCCTGCAATTGGAGATCTAAAAGGCCTACTCTCCAT AGATCTAAGGGGAAACCATCTCTCAGGACAGATCCCAGATGAGATTGGAGACTGTTCTTCGCTAAAAAGCCT GGATTTGTCTTTCAATGACATCTACGGGGATATACCATTTTCAATTTCAAAGTTGAAACAGTTGGAATCCCT GACATTAAAAAACAACCAGCTGATGGGACCTATTCCTTCAACTCTATCTCAGATACCAAACTTGAAAATACT GGATCTGGCCCAAAATAAACTGAGTGGGGACATACCGAGGCTTATTTACTGGAATGAAGTTTTGCAGTATCT GGGATTGCGAGGCAACAATCTGGCAGGGACTCTCTCTGCTGATATGTGCCAGTTGACTGGGTTATGGTATTT TGATGTGAGAAACAACAGTTTGACAGGGAGCATTCCAAAGAATATCGGAAATTGTACCAGCTTCCAGGTTTT GGACTTGTCATACAATCAGCTCACAGGAGAGATTCCTTTCAATATTGGGTTTCTGCAAGTTGCAACATT ATCTCTGCAAGGAAACCAGCTGTCTGGGCCAATTCCACCTGTGATCGGTCTGATGCAGGCACTTGCCGTGCT AGATCTGAGTTGCAACCTTCTAAGTGGACCCATTCCTCCTATTCTAGGCAATTTGACTTACACTGAGAAACT GTATTTGCACAGTAATAAGCTGACAGGATCCATTCCCCCTGAGCTGGGCAATATGACAAATCTTCACTATCT GGAGCTGAATGATAATCAGTTGTCTGGCCATATTCCACCTGAACTTGGGAGGCTTACAGACTTGTTTGACCT GAATGTTGCTAACAACAATCTTGAAGGGCCAATCCCCGGAAATTTAAGCTCATGCGTGAATCTTAATAACCT CAATGTGTATGGGAATAGGCTGAATGGAACCATTCCACGTGCATTCCAAAAACTTGAGAGCATGACAAACTT GAATCTATCATCAAACAACCTTAAGGGTCCCATCCCTATTGAGCTGTCCCGAATCGGTAATCTGGATACTCT GGACATTTCAAACAACAATATTACTGGTTCTATTCCTGCTTCTGTTGGTGACTTGGAACATCTTCTGAAACT AAATTTGAGCAACAATCATCTAGTTGGACCCATCCCTGCCGAATTCGGAAACCTAAGAAGCATTATGGACCT GGACCTCTCAAACAATCGCCTCTCAGGTCCAATTCCTCAGGAACTTGGGCAGCTGCAAAGTTTGTTCTCACT GAGAGTGGAACATAACAATCTGTCAGGGGACATTTTCGTGCTAATCAACTGCTTCAGTCTTACATTGTT AAATGTTTCATACAACAACCTAGCTGGTGATATTCCTACTGGCAACAATTTCTCGAGATTTTCTCAGGATAG CTTCTTGGGAAATCCTGGTCTTTGCGGCTATTGGCTCAGTCCTTGTCAGGCATCCCATCCGCCGGAAAGAG CCTCAATCTCTAAAGTAGCCATCCTGGCAATTGCTTTAGGCGCTCTTGTGATTCTCCTCCTGATCCTAGTTGCAGCGTGCCGACCGCACAATCCGAATCCCTTCCTAGAAGGATCCCCTGACAAACCAG TTCATATCCCTCCAAAACTGGTGATTCTCCACATGAACATGGCACTCCATGTGTATGAAGACATCATGAGGATGACCGAGAACCTGAGCGAGAAGTACATAATCGGGTATGGTGCATCGAGCACGGTCTACAAGTGTGTGCTGAAGAACTGCCGGCCGGTTGCCATCAAGAGGCTTTATTTACACTATCCGCAAAGCCTGAAGGAGTTTGAAACAGAGCTGGAGACAGTTGGGAGCATCAAGCATCGGAATCTGGTTAGCCTCCAAGGATACTCCCTGTCTCCTGCCGGGAATCTTCTGTTCTACGATTACATGGAGAATGGCAGCCTCTGGGATCTTCTACATG gtccatcaaagaagaagaagcttgacTGGGACACCCGCCTGAGTATCGCATTAGGTGCAGCGCAAGGACTCTCCTATCTCCACCACGACTGCAGCCCACGCATAATCCACAGGGACGTGAAATCATCTAACATACTCTTGGACAAGGATTTCGAGCCCCACCTCACAGACTTTGGAATCGCAAAGAGCTTGTCTGTATCAAAGACCCACACCTCCACGTACATCATGGGGACCATCGGCTACATAGACCCTGAGTATGCTCGCACGTCCCGCCTCAATGAGAAATCCGATGTTTACAGCTTTGGGATTGTCCTGCTCGAGTTACTGACTGGGAAGAAAGCTGTGGACAACGAGTCCAACCTTCATCAGCTG ATCCTTTCGAAGACGGCCACAAACACAGTCATGGAGACCGTCGATCCAGACATCTCAGCCACTTGCAAGGATCTTGGCGCTGTGAAGAAGGTATTCCAGCTAGCTCTACTTTGCACCAAGAAGCAGCCCACCGACAGGCCTACAATGCATGAGGTGACACGAGTTCTCGGGTCCCTTGTGCTGGCCAGCATGCCTCAGAAGCCGGCCCTGCCACCTCCGTCGGTCCCGAGCTACATGGACGAGTATGCCAACATCAAGAACCCCAGTGTGCTAACGTCCGCCACCCTGAGCAGCACCTCAGATGCCAACCTCTTTCTGAAATTCGGAGAGGTAATATCTCAGAACACCGTCTGA